A stretch of Mycobacterium sp. ITM-2016-00316 DNA encodes these proteins:
- a CDS encoding TrkA family potassium uptake protein, with protein MRVVVMGCGRVGASLADGLARIGHEVAVIDRDATAFNRLSPEFPGERVLGMGFDRDVLLRAGIQDAGAFAAVSSGDNSNIISARVARETFGVERVVARIYDAKRAAVYERLGIPTVATVPWTTDRLLNVLTRESETTKWRDPSGNVGVAELPLHEDWAGHAVTELEAATGGRVAFMLRLGTGLLPDNKTVIQAGDHVFLAAISGHIGEALAMSALPPSEDNDR; from the coding sequence GTGCGGGTAGTGGTGATGGGGTGCGGCCGGGTCGGCGCATCGCTGGCGGACGGCTTGGCCAGGATCGGCCATGAGGTGGCCGTCATCGACCGGGATGCGACGGCGTTCAACCGGCTGTCCCCCGAGTTCCCCGGTGAGCGGGTGCTCGGCATGGGTTTCGACCGGGATGTGCTCCTGCGCGCCGGGATTCAGGACGCCGGAGCCTTCGCCGCGGTGTCCTCCGGCGACAACTCGAACATCATCTCCGCCCGGGTGGCGCGCGAGACGTTCGGCGTCGAACGCGTCGTCGCGCGTATCTACGACGCCAAACGTGCCGCGGTCTACGAACGTCTGGGCATCCCGACGGTGGCCACCGTGCCGTGGACCACCGACCGCCTGCTCAACGTGCTCACCCGGGAATCCGAGACCACCAAGTGGCGGGATCCGTCCGGCAACGTCGGAGTGGCCGAACTGCCGCTGCACGAGGACTGGGCCGGCCACGCGGTGACCGAACTGGAAGCCGCCACCGGAGGCCGCGTCGCGTTCATGCTGCGCCTGGGCACCGGACTGCTACCCGACAACAAGACCGTCATCCAGGCGGGTGACCACGTGTTCCTCGCCGCCATCTCCGGGCACATCGGCGAGGCACTGGCGATGTCGGCCCTGCCGCCGAGCGAGGACAACGATCGCTGA
- a CDS encoding APC family permease, with translation MSKLSTATRRLVLGRPFRSDKLGHTLLPKRIALPVFASDALSSTAYAPEEIFLVLSVAGLSAYSFAPWIGLAVAAVMLIVIASYRQNVHAYPSGGGDYEVVTTNLGPTPGLTVASALLVDYVLTVAVSMSSAMANIGSAVPFIAQHKVWFAVVAILVLASLNLRGIRESGTAFAIPTYAFMVGMIVMLAWGFFQIFVLDHELKAESADFEVRSEHGEILGFALVFLVARAFSSGSAALTGVEAISNGVPAFRKPKSRNAATTLLLLGGIATTLFMGIILLAKETGVKMAERPDEQLVGAPEGYHQRTLIAQLADAVFHDFPVGLFLIALVTALILVLAANTAFNGFPVLGSILAQDRYLPRQLHTRGDRLAFSNGILFLAFAAVAFVVAFQAETTALIQLYIVGVFVSFTLSQLGMVRHWTRFLKIETDPATRRTMMRSRVINAIGCVCTGTVLLVVVVTKFLAGAWIAIVAMAVLFVIMKLIRKHYDTVARELDEQEANLEDVVLPSRNHAVVLVSKLHLPTRRALAYARATRPDVLEAITVSVDDAETRELVHTWEESDVSTPLKVIASPYREITRPVLDYVKRVTKESPRTVVTVFIPEYVVGHWWEQVLHNQSALRLKGRLLFEPNVMVTSVPWQLNSSERLKTLEPQSAPGDARRGFLD, from the coding sequence GTGTCCAAGCTATCGACCGCCACGCGCAGGCTGGTCCTGGGGAGACCGTTCCGCAGCGACAAGCTCGGTCACACGCTTCTTCCCAAGCGGATCGCCTTGCCGGTCTTCGCCTCCGATGCCTTGTCGTCGACCGCCTATGCACCCGAGGAGATCTTCCTGGTGCTCTCGGTGGCCGGACTGTCGGCGTACTCGTTTGCGCCGTGGATCGGCCTGGCAGTGGCCGCCGTCATGCTGATCGTGATCGCCAGCTACCGCCAGAACGTGCACGCCTACCCATCGGGTGGTGGCGACTACGAGGTGGTGACCACCAATCTCGGCCCGACGCCGGGCCTTACGGTGGCCAGCGCGCTGCTGGTGGACTATGTGCTGACGGTGGCGGTGTCGATGTCCTCGGCGATGGCCAACATCGGATCGGCGGTACCGTTCATCGCCCAGCACAAGGTGTGGTTCGCGGTGGTGGCGATCTTGGTGCTGGCCTCGCTGAATCTGCGCGGCATCCGGGAGTCGGGCACGGCCTTCGCGATCCCCACCTATGCCTTCATGGTCGGCATGATCGTCATGCTGGCGTGGGGGTTCTTCCAGATCTTCGTGCTGGACCACGAGCTGAAGGCCGAATCAGCGGATTTCGAGGTGCGCTCCGAGCACGGTGAGATCCTCGGGTTCGCGTTGGTGTTCCTGGTGGCGCGGGCCTTCTCCTCGGGGTCTGCGGCCCTGACGGGTGTGGAGGCCATCAGCAACGGTGTGCCGGCCTTCCGGAAACCCAAGTCGCGTAACGCCGCCACCACCTTGCTGCTGCTCGGTGGGATCGCGACCACGCTGTTCATGGGGATCATTCTGCTGGCCAAGGAAACCGGCGTGAAGATGGCCGAGCGGCCCGACGAGCAGCTGGTGGGGGCCCCGGAGGGCTACCACCAGCGGACACTGATCGCGCAATTGGCCGATGCGGTGTTCCACGATTTCCCGGTCGGGTTGTTCCTCATCGCGCTGGTGACCGCGCTGATCCTGGTGCTGGCGGCCAATACCGCGTTCAACGGTTTCCCGGTGCTCGGATCGATTCTGGCGCAGGATCGCTATCTGCCTCGGCAGTTGCACACCCGCGGTGATCGGCTGGCATTCTCCAACGGCATCCTGTTCCTGGCGTTCGCCGCGGTCGCCTTCGTGGTCGCCTTCCAGGCCGAGACCACGGCGCTGATCCAGCTCTACATCGTCGGGGTGTTCGTGTCGTTCACGCTCAGCCAGCTCGGCATGGTGCGGCACTGGACCCGCTTCCTGAAGATCGAGACCGACCCTGCGACCCGACGCACGATGATGCGCTCGCGGGTGATCAACGCGATCGGGTGCGTGTGTACCGGCACGGTCCTGCTGGTGGTGGTGGTCACGAAGTTCCTGGCGGGCGCCTGGATCGCGATCGTGGCGATGGCGGTGCTGTTCGTGATCATGAAACTGATCCGCAAGCATTACGACACGGTGGCCCGGGAGCTCGACGAGCAGGAGGCCAACCTGGAAGACGTCGTGCTGCCCAGCCGCAACCACGCGGTGGTACTGGTGTCCAAGCTGCATCTGCCGACCCGCCGGGCGCTGGCCTATGCGCGGGCGACCCGCCCGGACGTGCTCGAGGCGATCACGGTCAGCGTCGACGACGCCGAGACCCGCGAGCTCGTGCACACCTGGGAGGAGAGCGATGTCAGCACACCGCTGAAGGTCATTGCCTCGCCCTACCGCGAGATCACCCGGCCCGTACTGGATTACGTCAAGCGGGTCACCAAGGAATCGCCGCGCACCGTGGTCACGGTGTTCATCCCGGAGTACGTGGTCGGCCATTGGTGGGAGCAGGTGCTGCACAACCAGAGCGCGCTGCGGTTGAAGGGCAGACTGCTCTTCGAGCCGAACGTCATGGTGACTTCGGTACCCTGGCAGCTCAACTCGTCGGAGCGGCTCAAGACACTGGAGCCGCAGTCCGCGCCCGGCGATGCACGAAGAGGATTTCTTGATTGA
- a CDS encoding class I SAM-dependent RNA methyltransferase: MTAPEADLILTTGPAANGGSCVARHDGRVVFVRYALPDEVVRVRVVSERGSYWHADVVEVIEPSPDRIDSLCTIAGRDGAGCCDLAFAEPAAARRLKGAVVANQLERLGGHEWSGVAEEVGEGGATGWRTRVRLDVSDAGRAGFHRYHSAELADDLNCAQLPDGMLDGLDGPRWPPGAQLHVALDDAGRRHVVQAGPRNGGRKASTQVVEGDYEAVQEIGGRQWRIPVTAFWQAHRDAPRVYSALVSEAADVQPGMTAWDLYGGAGVFAAVLAEVVGPTGRVLTVDTSRGAARSARTALADLPQVSVVTDSVRRALSAEKGRADVVVLDPPRAGAGREVIEQLAAAEVPRIIHIGCEAASFARDVGEYRRQGYTVEQLRVFDSFPLTHHVECVAVLSR; this comes from the coding sequence TTGACCGCACCCGAGGCTGACCTGATCCTGACCACAGGGCCGGCCGCCAATGGCGGTAGTTGCGTGGCACGCCACGACGGCCGTGTCGTCTTCGTGCGCTACGCGCTACCCGATGAGGTGGTGCGGGTACGGGTGGTCTCCGAACGTGGATCGTATTGGCATGCCGACGTTGTCGAGGTGATCGAGCCGTCACCGGACCGGATCGACTCGCTGTGCACCATTGCCGGACGCGACGGTGCAGGGTGCTGTGATCTGGCATTCGCCGAACCCGCCGCCGCGCGTCGGCTCAAGGGGGCGGTGGTCGCCAATCAGCTGGAGCGACTCGGCGGCCACGAATGGTCAGGTGTGGCCGAGGAAGTCGGCGAGGGTGGGGCGACGGGCTGGCGCACCCGGGTGCGCCTGGACGTCTCGGACGCCGGCCGGGCGGGCTTCCACCGCTACCACAGCGCCGAATTGGCCGATGATCTGAACTGTGCGCAGCTGCCCGACGGGATGCTCGACGGCCTGGATGGGCCCCGGTGGCCGCCGGGGGCGCAACTCCACGTGGCGCTCGATGATGCCGGGCGCCGGCATGTGGTGCAGGCCGGCCCGCGTAACGGCGGGCGCAAGGCGAGCACGCAGGTCGTCGAGGGTGATTATGAGGCGGTGCAGGAGATCGGCGGGCGGCAGTGGCGGATCCCGGTCACCGCGTTCTGGCAGGCGCACCGTGACGCGCCCCGCGTCTACAGCGCACTGGTGAGTGAGGCGGCGGATGTGCAGCCCGGCATGACCGCATGGGATCTCTACGGCGGGGCAGGCGTTTTCGCTGCCGTGCTGGCCGAGGTGGTGGGGCCGACCGGGCGGGTGCTCACCGTCGACACCTCACGTGGCGCGGCCCGGTCCGCGCGGACGGCGCTTGCCGACCTGCCGCAGGTGTCGGTGGTGACGGATTCGGTGCGTCGCGCATTGTCGGCGGAGAAGGGCCGGGCCGATGTGGTGGTGCTGGATCCACCGCGTGCCGGCGCGGGCCGGGAGGTCATCGAACAGCTGGCCGCAGCCGAGGTGCCGCGCATCATCCATATCGGCTGTGAGGCAGCATCATTCGCCCGTGACGTGGGGGAGTATCGGCGGCAGGGGTACACCGTGGAGCAGTTGCGGGTGTTCGATTCGTTCCCGCTCACCCACCACGTGGAATGTGTGGCGGTGCTCAGCCGGTAA
- a CDS encoding HNH endonuclease, which produces MFEQSATDELQAREAELRDRIADLERHKSAAAAEQARSAAEWDAIRRQLEARAGVPAQRRGRGLSSEIALARRDSTTKGDQHLGFAKALVHEMPCTLAALEAGVLSEWRATIIVRESACLTVEDRRRLDHRMCGDPAALDGLGNKRITAKAKAIAYELDPHAVVDRAAKAPEERNVTTRPAPDNMLYLTALLPMAQGVSCYASLKHAADTTPDGRSRGQTMADTLVERVTGRPADVPVPMTVNMVLSDEALLANGDDAAAVQDYEPIPAAVARRMITDAIDAQGWVELRRLYAAPESGALVAMDSRARAFPNGLAQFIRLRDHTCRTPYCDAPIRHIDHAEPHVRGGRTNALNGRGSCERCNHVKEQPGWTVRTLFDPGGRHVAEHTTPTGATYRSTAPPIAGGLRILTRDVHLVTVHRAA; this is translated from the coding sequence ATGTTCGAACAGTCGGCGACCGACGAGCTGCAGGCCCGCGAAGCGGAGCTGCGGGATCGTATCGCCGACCTGGAACGACACAAGTCCGCCGCCGCTGCCGAGCAGGCGCGCAGCGCTGCAGAATGGGACGCCATCCGCCGCCAGCTCGAAGCGCGGGCCGGCGTTCCGGCCCAGCGGCGCGGGCGCGGCCTTTCCTCGGAGATTGCGCTCGCGCGCCGGGATTCGACCACAAAGGGCGATCAACACCTCGGGTTTGCCAAGGCATTGGTCCATGAAATGCCCTGCACGTTGGCCGCTTTGGAGGCGGGAGTGCTCTCGGAATGGCGAGCCACCATCATCGTGCGGGAGTCGGCGTGCCTGACGGTCGAGGATCGTCGTCGGCTCGATCATCGGATGTGCGGCGATCCGGCCGCACTCGACGGGCTGGGCAACAAACGGATCACCGCGAAGGCCAAAGCAATCGCCTACGAACTCGATCCGCACGCCGTCGTCGATCGGGCCGCCAAGGCGCCCGAGGAACGCAACGTGACCACCCGCCCGGCACCGGACAACATGCTGTACCTGACTGCGCTGCTGCCGATGGCGCAGGGAGTCTCGTGCTACGCCAGCCTGAAACACGCCGCCGACACCACTCCCGACGGCCGCTCGCGCGGGCAGACCATGGCCGACACCTTGGTCGAGCGCGTCACCGGACGCCCGGCCGACGTCCCGGTGCCGATGACGGTCAACATGGTGCTCTCCGACGAAGCCCTCCTGGCCAACGGTGACGACGCCGCCGCAGTCCAGGACTACGAGCCGATTCCGGCGGCGGTGGCCCGCAGGATGATCACCGATGCCATCGACGCACAGGGCTGGGTCGAGCTGCGCCGGCTGTACGCCGCCCCGGAGAGCGGCGCGCTGGTGGCGATGGACTCTCGCGCCCGGGCGTTCCCGAACGGTCTGGCACAGTTCATCCGGCTGCGCGACCACACCTGCCGAACCCCGTACTGCGATGCGCCGATTCGCCATATCGATCATGCCGAGCCGCATGTACGGGGCGGCCGAACGAACGCATTGAACGGTCGAGGCTCGTGCGAACGGTGCAATCACGTCAAGGAACAGCCGGGCTGGACGGTGCGCACCCTGTTCGATCCGGGTGGCAGACACGTGGCCGAGCACACCACCCCCACCGGGGCCACCTACCGATCGACCGCGCCACCGATCGCCGGCGGTCTGCGCATCCTGACCCGTGACGTACACCTCGTCACCGTCCACCGCGCGGCCTGA
- a CDS encoding TetR/AcrR family transcriptional regulator, which yields MTTAPDVGDRIADTALRLLRSSGPRSVTVQAVQSQSGIAKTTIYRRFRDRRDMLRAALSQLIATAPAPPRADADARLHWLIRQAVGAVGDGIGFGGFASLLTEEDPEFSRLFREVLVAQRAPLVTVIEEMKSDGDIGPGTDPDMLIDAIVGAYIAERARTGHVRKDWESRLIATWWPTPPN from the coding sequence ATGACGACCGCCCCCGACGTCGGAGATCGCATCGCCGACACGGCCCTGCGACTGTTGCGCTCAAGCGGACCGCGATCGGTCACCGTCCAGGCGGTTCAGTCACAATCCGGGATCGCAAAGACCACGATCTACCGCCGCTTCCGTGATCGTCGCGACATGCTGCGGGCGGCGTTGTCCCAGTTGATCGCCACGGCACCGGCGCCACCGCGAGCCGATGCCGATGCTCGGCTGCACTGGCTCATTCGACAGGCGGTCGGCGCCGTCGGCGATGGAATCGGCTTCGGCGGGTTCGCTTCCCTGCTGACCGAGGAGGACCCAGAGTTCAGCAGACTCTTCAGAGAAGTCCTCGTCGCGCAACGCGCGCCGCTCGTGACAGTGATCGAAGAGATGAAAAGCGACGGGGATATCGGCCCTGGCACGGACCCCGACATGTTGATCGACGCCATCGTGGGCGCCTATATCGCCGAACGCGCCCGCACCGGGCACGTGCGGAAGGACTGGGAGTCGCGGCTGATCGCAACGTGGTGGCCGACTCCGCCGAACTGA
- the nhaA gene encoding Na+/H+ antiporter NhaA has translation MTEHRNRLLSRGSWPETRRVSEILRKETVGGIILLIAAAAAIVWANSPWAESYFALRDLEVGGEPFGLHLSLSLGAWAADGLLAIFFFVVGLELKREFVAGDLRDPGRAAMPIAAAVGGMVVPALIFVAVAAQGGEGALKGWAIPTATDIAFAVAVLAVISTHLPSALRMFLLTLAVVDDLLAITVIAVFYTDSLNIAALGLSLVPLAIFAVCVQRGVQAWWILIPLSIATWVLMHESGVHATVAGVLLGFMVPVHRAATRRGVETDSGMAEYFEHRSRPISAGIAIPVFAFFAAGVSLGGFSGLARALTDPITLGIVLGLVLGKPIGIFLTTWTLSKVTRAELDSSLRWVDVLGVSMLAGIGFTVSLLIGDLAYGLGSERDEFVKVGVLVGSLLAALLASVLLATRNATYRRIEQEETMDTDHDGVPDIYQPRQD, from the coding sequence ATGACCGAACACCGCAACAGACTGTTGAGTCGCGGCTCGTGGCCGGAAACCCGCAGGGTCTCGGAGATCCTGCGTAAGGAGACCGTCGGCGGCATCATTCTTCTGATCGCCGCCGCCGCCGCGATCGTCTGGGCCAACTCGCCTTGGGCGGAAAGCTATTTCGCGCTGCGAGATCTGGAAGTCGGCGGCGAGCCCTTCGGCCTGCACCTGAGCCTCAGCCTCGGCGCCTGGGCGGCCGACGGGTTGCTCGCCATCTTCTTCTTCGTCGTCGGCCTGGAACTCAAACGCGAGTTCGTCGCCGGTGATCTGCGGGACCCCGGCCGGGCCGCAATGCCCATCGCCGCCGCGGTCGGTGGCATGGTGGTGCCCGCGCTGATCTTCGTCGCGGTCGCTGCGCAGGGGGGAGAAGGCGCGCTCAAGGGGTGGGCCATCCCGACGGCGACCGATATCGCGTTCGCGGTGGCCGTGCTGGCCGTCATTTCCACCCACCTGCCCTCGGCGCTGCGGATGTTCCTGCTGACGTTGGCGGTGGTCGACGATCTGCTGGCCATCACCGTGATCGCCGTCTTCTATACCGACAGCCTCAACATCGCGGCCCTGGGGCTCTCGCTGGTTCCGCTGGCCATCTTCGCGGTCTGCGTCCAGCGCGGCGTTCAGGCCTGGTGGATTCTGATCCCGCTGTCCATCGCGACGTGGGTGCTGATGCACGAGTCCGGCGTGCACGCCACCGTCGCCGGTGTGCTGCTCGGGTTCATGGTCCCGGTGCACCGGGCCGCGACACGCCGCGGCGTCGAGACCGATTCCGGCATGGCCGAATACTTCGAGCACCGCTCGCGACCCATCTCGGCGGGCATCGCCATCCCGGTGTTCGCGTTCTTCGCGGCCGGGGTGAGTCTGGGCGGATTCAGCGGCCTGGCCAGAGCCCTCACCGACCCCATCACGCTGGGCATCGTGCTCGGCCTGGTGCTCGGCAAACCCATCGGCATCTTCCTGACCACCTGGACACTGTCCAAGGTCACCAGAGCCGAGCTGGATTCCTCGCTGCGCTGGGTGGACGTGCTGGGGGTGTCGATGCTCGCCGGCATCGGATTCACGGTGTCCTTGCTGATCGGTGACCTCGCCTACGGGCTCGGTTCGGAACGTGACGAATTTGTGAAAGTCGGCGTGCTGGTCGGCTCCCTGCTTGCGGCGTTGCTCGCCTCGGTGCTCCTGGCCACCCGAAACGCCACATATCGGCGTATCGAGCAGGAGGAGACCATGGACACCGACCACGATGGAGTGCCCGACATCTACCAGCCTCGACAGGACTGA